CGCCGGTGCCCGTGCTGACGGTGCGCGTCGGCGGCGACGAACCCGCGGTCACGGAGGACGTCCGCGCGGCCGCGCCGGGCGGGCGCGGGGAGCGGGACGTCCCCGTCGAGTGACCGGTCGGCCAGCGTCCGTCGCGTCGGCTCTCGCCGAGCGGTCGCTCAGGCCGGCCTGAGGTGCTCGCAGTCGCCCGCGGCGACGGTCACGCGCTCGTTTTCGTCGGTTTCGACCACCAGCGCGCCCGACTCGGTGACGTCGACGGCGGTCCCGACGACCGCCCCGTCGGCGCGTTCGACGCGCACCCGGCGGCCGAGGGTGGCCGCGAGGTCCCGCCACGCCGGGACGACGCCGTCGAGGTCCGCGCGCAGCCGGTGGAACTCCGCGAGCAGGCGCTGGACGAACCGCCGGCGGTCGACGTCGCCGGCCTCCGCGCGGACGCTCGTCGCCCCGTCCGGGAGGCCGTCGGGGTCGAGGTTCGCGTTGACGCCGACCCCGACGACGAGCCACTCGACGCGGTCGGTCTCGCCTTCCATCTCCGTCAGGATGCCCGCGAGTTTGCGATAGTCGCCGTCCTCGGGGACGATCACGTCGTTGGGCCACTTGATCCGGGCGTCGACGCCCGCCTCGCGCGCCGCGCGCGCCGTCGCGACGGCGGCCGCGAGCGTGTACAGCGGCGCGTCGGCCGGCGGGACCGCCGGCCGGCAGACGAGGCTGAGCCAGACGCCGCCGCTCGGTGCGGCCCACTCGCGGTCGAGGCGGCCGCGCCCCCCGGTCTGCTCGTCCGCGACGACGGCCACGTCCGCGGCGCCGTCGGCGGCCAGTTCCCGCGCGCGGTCGTTCGTGCTCCCGATCGACTCGTGGAACTCGACCGAGAACGGCGCGTCGAGACCGAACTCGATCGCCGGCGCGCTGTACGCCGTCGCGTCGACCAGTTCGTAGCCGTCGGCCCCGCTCTCGACCTCGAAGTCCGCCTCCCGGAGCGCCTCGACGTGCTTCCAGACGGCGGCCCGGGAGACGCCGAGGTCCGCGGCGAGCGCCGGCCCCGCGACCGGCCCGTCGGCGAGCGCCTCGAGGATCGCCCTGCGGGTGTCGTTCATGCGTTCGAGAGGGGGACGACGGCACTTGAATCGGCCGAAACGGGGCGGTCGGCGGCGGCTCAGTCGGTCGCGGTCCGTCCGGAGCCGTTCGGCCGCTCCGCCTCGCTCAGGTCGACGAACTCGCGCCCGCCGCAGCGACACTCGTTGCTGCGGCCGATCAGGCGAATCGACCCGTCGGAGAACTTCCGCGCCGCGTACGTCGCCCCGCAGCGTTCGCAGGCGGCCGCTGTCCGGTGAAAATCGTCCCTGTTTATCATGCGGTGTGTGCCCACGAGTCAGTCCGGCGGGGACGGGGATAAGGTGCGCGTCGGCGGCCGTATTCAGTCCCGTAGTTCGCGGAGTTTCTCGCGGCCGGGGGCGATCAGTTCGTCGAGGTAGCGCGCCAGCGTCGACTTCGCGTCCGCCGGGTGGAGGTCGCCGCTTTCGAGGTCCGCCGCCAGCGTCTCGAAGGCCCCGTAGGCGACGTCGCCGCCGTACTTCTCGGGGCGCTCGACGACGACCTCCTCGAAGCGGGGGAAGACGTGGTACTCGAACAGTTCGAGGACGGGGTTCTCGAGGTCGCCCTCGGGGTCGCGCGTCGGCGGGCAGAACGCGGAGTTGACCTTCTCTTCGAGGTCCTCGGTGGAGTCCTCCATCGAGATGGTGACGCCCGCGCTCGAGGACATCTTCCCCTCGCCGGTCGTGAGGTCGGCGACGATGGGCGTGTGCAGGCAGGGCCGGGCCTCGTACCCCAGCCCCGGAAGCTCCTCGCGGGCGAGCATGTGGACCTTCCGCTGGTCGAGTCCGCCGACGGCGAGGTCGAGGTCGAGGTACTCGATGTCCAGCGCCTGCATCAGCGGGTAGACGACGTGGCTGACCTTCGCGGTCTCGCCGCTCTGGAGTTCGGCCATCGCCCGCTGGGCCCGGTTGAGCGTCGTCGACAGTTCGAGTTCGTGGAGGTCGAGGGCGTACTCCTCCTCTAGCTGGTACGACGAGCCGTAGACGAACTCCGTCTTCTCCTCGTCGAGACCGTAGGCGAGAAACTGGGCTTGCATCCGCTCTGCGGTCTCGCGGATCTCCTCGAACGTCCCCTTCCCGTTGAGGTAGGCGTGGACGTCCGCCAGCAGGACGACGACCTCCATCCCCGCCTCCTGGAGGTCGATCAGCTTGTTCGCCGTCAGCAGGTGCCCGAGGTGGAGCACACCCGAGGGCTCGTAGCCGACGTAGACGCGCTTGCCCTCGGGGTCGGCGGCGAGTTCGCGCACCTCCGCCTCGGTGACGACCTCCTCGGCGTTTCGCGTGATCAACTCGTAGGCGTCCATGTGGGACGAAAGCCGGAGGAGGGATTTATGACTTCTTGAACGGCGCTACCGCACCGATCGCCCGCGGCCGCCCCGGTCAGCCGCCGCCGAACAGCCTGAGCGCGAGGCCGACGAGGATCACGAGCGCGCCGAGCGCCGTCGCCACCGGCGGGATCGGCACGAACAACAGCCCGATACCGACGAGGATCACGACCGTGGAGGTGCGGACCATGCGAATCAGGTCGGCGGCCTCGCGGGTAGGCGTGGTGCCGGCATTGCCAGCGCCCGCGTCAGTCGCAGTCGACCGCCCGCGAGGGCTCAAGCACGTCGAGCTTGCGCGCGGCGTAGCCGAAGACGTCGCGGTAGCCGTACGGCGACATGAGAACGGGGTAGAAGGGGTCGTCGGCGACCCGCTCCTCGCCGTCGGCGGCCGCGAACGTGTCGCCCGCCTCGACGCGCTCGAAGTTGTCGACGAACACCTCGTAAGTGTCCGCGCTGTCCTTCCGGATGCGGTCGGTCAGCCGGTAGACCGGCAGGTCGCGGACGACGGTGTCGCCGGGGAGGACGCCGACGGCTGTCAGGAACGCCCGGGTGAGCCGGTCGGCGTTCTCGGCGGCCGCGTCGGTCCCCTGGAGGCCACACTCGACCTCGACCGTCTCGATCTCGGTGAACAGCCGCCCCTCGGCGAACGCGCCCGTCTCGACCATCGCGGTCACCGGCAATCGCGGGACCAGTTCGCGGGCCGTCTCGGTGACCCCGTTGACGATCGCGAACGGCTCGGCGTGGCTCTGGGTCGAGTGCATCGAGAACGTCAGGCAGTCGCCGAGTTCCTCGGTCAGTTCGTGGGCCAGCCGCTTCTCGTGGCTCTTCGCGTCCGGGTCGCCGGGAAAGGCGCGGTTGAGGTCCTCGTCGACGAACCTGACCTGCCGTTCGAGGGCCGCCTCGTTGGCGACGACGAGCTTGACGGGTCGCTCGACGGCCGGCCGCTCCTCGAGCAGTCGCTCGACGGCGCGGACGCCGCAGGGCTCGTCGCCGTGAACGCCGGCGACGACCGCGACCTCCGGCGTCCCCGATCCCAGCTGTGCGACTCTCATCGACTATCCTAGGAATCGATCCCTCAAAGGCGGTTCGATCTTCGCTCCCCGCGACCGGCGAGCGACGCCCTCGCACGCCCGTCGGCGCTACTCCGTCGCCGGGACGACCGTCACCGACACCCGGCGTCCGCGGCCCGTCGCACTCGACCAGCAGGATCGACTGCCAGCGTCCCAGCGCGAGGTCGCCGTTCTCGACGGGGACCGTCACCGACGGCCCCAGCAGCGACGCCCGGAGGTGGGAGTCGGCGTTTTGCGGTTACACCGCAAAGCTCGTTGAGCTTCGCTCAACGCTGTTACCGTCGAGTTCGTCGTGGGCGTGGCCCTCGTCAGGGACGACGTCGGCGAGAAACGCCTCGACGTCCCCGCGGAGCCGCGGCTCGGTCTCCTGGACGAGGAGCCCGGCGGTGGTGTGGCGGACGAACGCCGTACAGAGCCCGGACGCGAGGTCGGCAGGCACCGCGTCGGCGACGCGGTCGGTCACGTCGACGGTCGTCAGCCGCGCGTCGGTCTCGACGGACAACTCCATACGCGGACTGCGACCGGACGAGGTAAAGCCTACGCCTCCTCTCGCTTCTCGGACCGACCGAGTTTCGAGAGCGCCCACGCCGCCCGCTCGCGGACGTCCGGGTCGGGGTCGTCGGCGGCCAGTTCTTCGAGGCGGTCGCGGGCCTCCTCGACCCGGCCGTGTCCCAGCGCGACGCAGACGTTGGCGCGGACCGGCGCGTGATCGTCGTCGAGGCGCGCTCGCAGCCGCTCGCGGGCCGGATCGACCGCGGACTCCGAGCCGGCGGCGACGCGGGCGACCGCGACCGCGGCGTTCGCCCGCGCCTTCTCGTCCGGGTCGTCGAGGGCGTCGGCGACGTCGGGGCAGGCCCCCTCGACGGCCGCCGGGTGGTGGGCGGCGACGTCCCCGAGACAGCCGAGCGCGTTGTTGCGCACGGCGGCGTCGGCGTGGTCGAGCAGCGCCGTCACCTCCGCGACGAACTCGACCGAGACCGTCGGGCTCGCCCGGGCCAGCCGACCCAGCGCGGACAGCCCCGGGGGGCCACAGACCGTCGGCGCGTCCGCGACGGCGTCGGCGAGGGCGGGTGCCGCCGGTTCGATCTCCTGGGGGTACTCGCGTGCGAGCCGCGAGAACGCGTCGACGCCCCACCGCCGCCCGTCGAGGGCCGCCTCGGCCGCGAGGGCGTCGGCGAGCGGATCGACGTGGTCGACCACCGCGTCCGGGCGCTCGCCCGCGACGGCGGCGAGACACCGGAACACGTGGGGCGTCGCGGGGTGGGGCGCGCGCTCGACGGCGAACGAGACGATGGCGTCGACCGAGGGGGCGACGTCCTCGGGCGACTCCTCGGCCAACTCCGCGAGGCAGTACGCGACGTCGCCGTGGCAGTCGACCGACGCGGAGCCGAGTAGCGCGCGTAACTTCGGGACGGTCGGAACGCACACCGCCGGACGCTCCTCGACCGTCGCCGCGACCCGCTCGACGGCCGCCCGCCGGACTTCCGGGTCGTCGTCGTCGAGTCGCGCGAGCACCGCCGGCAGGTCGAACGAGTCGAGCGGCGCCGCTCCGGGCCCGGAGTCGGACGTGGGCTCCGATCTCCGTCGGATCGTCGAACCGTCCCCCTTCCCAACCATTCACGCGGATAGCGAGGCGAGAGCCGGAAAAGCGTTCCGGCCGTTCGGTCCCGGCCGGTCAGGCCAGCCACTCCTCGGGCTTGGTGTCGTAGTCGACGTCGTCGGCCGCGAGGTGCTCGACGGCCTCCCACGGAACGTCCTCGACGGTCACCTCCTCGCCGTCGTAGCGCAGCAGTTTCCCGCGCTCTTCGGGTTCGGGCTCGCGGTTGCGCCGCTTGGCCACCTCGACGTCGTGTTCGTCGACCTCCTTGACGATCGTCAGCAGGTTCACCGGGCGGCCCCACAGTTCGAAGACGCGCTTCAGCGTCTCCCGTGCCTGCCCGAGGTCGAGCATGACCCCGTTGTACTGGTGGCCGAGCAGCAACTCGCCGGCGTTGTCGTAGTTGCCGTCGTAGACCGCGATCG
The Salinilacihabitans rarus DNA segment above includes these coding regions:
- a CDS encoding biotin--[acetyl-CoA-carboxylase] ligase, translating into MNDTRRAILEALADGPVAGPALAADLGVSRAAVWKHVEALREADFEVESGADGYELVDATAYSAPAIEFGLDAPFSVEFHESIGSTNDRARELAADGAADVAVVADEQTGGRGRLDREWAAPSGGVWLSLVCRPAVPPADAPLYTLAAAVATARAAREAGVDARIKWPNDVIVPEDGDYRKLAGILTEMEGETDRVEWLVVGVGVNANLDPDGLPDGATSVRAEAGDVDRRRFVQRLLAEFHRLRADLDGVVPAWRDLAATLGRRVRVERADGAVVGTAVDVTESGALVVETDENERVTVAAGDCEHLRPA
- a CDS encoding tyrosine--tRNA ligase, translating into MDAYELITRNAEEVVTEAEVRELAADPEGKRVYVGYEPSGVLHLGHLLTANKLIDLQEAGMEVVVLLADVHAYLNGKGTFEEIRETAERMQAQFLAYGLDEEKTEFVYGSSYQLEEEYALDLHELELSTTLNRAQRAMAELQSGETAKVSHVVYPLMQALDIEYLDLDLAVGGLDQRKVHMLAREELPGLGYEARPCLHTPIVADLTTGEGKMSSSAGVTISMEDSTEDLEEKVNSAFCPPTRDPEGDLENPVLELFEYHVFPRFEEVVVERPEKYGGDVAYGAFETLAADLESGDLHPADAKSTLARYLDELIAPGREKLRELRD
- a CDS encoding transporter — encoded protein: MVRTSTVVILVGIGLLFVPIPPVATALGALVILVGLALRLFGGG
- a CDS encoding succinylglutamate desuccinylase/aspartoacylase domain-containing protein, whose translation is MRVAQLGSGTPEVAVVAGVHGDEPCGVRAVERLLEERPAVERPVKLVVANEAALERQVRFVDEDLNRAFPGDPDAKSHEKRLAHELTEELGDCLTFSMHSTQSHAEPFAIVNGVTETARELVPRLPVTAMVETGAFAEGRLFTEIETVEVECGLQGTDAAAENADRLTRAFLTAVGVLPGDTVVRDLPVYRLTDRIRKDSADTYEVFVDNFERVEAGDTFAAADGEERVADDPFYPVLMSPYGYRDVFGYAARKLDVLEPSRAVDCD
- a CDS encoding HEAT repeat domain-containing protein: MVGKGDGSTIRRRSEPTSDSGPGAAPLDSFDLPAVLARLDDDDPEVRRAAVERVAATVEERPAVCVPTVPKLRALLGSASVDCHGDVAYCLAELAEESPEDVAPSVDAIVSFAVERAPHPATPHVFRCLAAVAGERPDAVVDHVDPLADALAAEAALDGRRWGVDAFSRLAREYPQEIEPAAPALADAVADAPTVCGPPGLSALGRLARASPTVSVEFVAEVTALLDHADAAVRNNALGCLGDVAAHHPAAVEGACPDVADALDDPDEKARANAAVAVARVAAGSESAVDPARERLRARLDDDHAPVRANVCVALGHGRVEEARDRLEELAADDPDPDVRERAAWALSKLGRSEKREEA